Proteins co-encoded in one Phalacrocorax carbo chromosome 5, bPhaCar2.1, whole genome shotgun sequence genomic window:
- the CMKLR2 gene encoding chemerin-like receptor 2: MTFEDFENYSYFYDLSEEDESPQSSLSIAHVISLSFYSVAFLLGVPGNAIVIWFMGFKWDKSVSTLWFLNLAIADFIFVLFLPLYITYVALGFHWPFGKWLCKMNSFIALLNMFASVFFLTFISLDRYIRLVHPVFSYKYRTVRNTLILSGIIWMSAAVIGGPALYFRDTATVLNNVTICYNNFHVHDRELILLTHHILIWVRLAFGYLFPLVTMVICYSLLIVKVKRRTVLTSSRLFWTIIAVVVAFFVCWTPYHIFSIVELSAHHDENLHGLLQDGIPLSTGLGFINSCLNPILYVLISKKFQAQVKTTVSEVLKLALWEVSRSGTVSEQLWSSDNTHAPVHYCETAQ, encoded by the coding sequence ATGACATTTGAAGATTTTGAGAACTACTCTTATTTCTACGACCTGTCTGAGGAAGATGAATCACCCCAGTCCTCCCTCAGCATTGCCCATGtgatttccctttccttttacAGTGTGGCATTTCTTCTGGGAGTGCCAGGTAATGCCATTGTCATCTGGTTTATGGGCTTTAAGTGGGATAAATCTGTTTCTACACTCTGGTTCCTCAATCTGGCCATTgcagatttcatttttgttctcttcctGCCCCTCTATATTACATACGTGGCATTGGGTTTCCACTGGCCTTTTGGGAAGTGGCTCTGCAAAATGAACTCATTCATTGCACTACTTAATATGTTTGccagtgttttcttcctgacaTTCATCAGTCTTGACCGCTACATCCGCTTAGTCCACCCAGTCTTTTCCTACAAATATAGGACTGTAAGGAATACCCTCATTCTTAGTGGGATCATTTGGATGTCAGCTGCAGTTATTGGTGGTCCTGCCTTATACTTTAGAGACACAGCTACAGTTCTCAACAACGTCACCATTTGCTACAACAACTTCCATGTGCATGACAGAGAACTTATTTTGCTGACACATCACATTCTCATTTGGGTGAGGCTTGCATTCGGTTACCTCTTCCCACTAGTGACCATGGTAATTTGCTACTCCTTGCTGATTGTCAAAGTGAAGAGGAGAACTGTATTGACTTCCAGCAGGCTTTTCTGGACCATCATTGCTGTAGTtgtagctttttttgtttgctggaCACCATATCACATATTCAGCATTGTGGAGCTGTCTGCTCACCATGATGAAAACTTGCATGGCTTACTGCAGGATGGCATTCCCCTCTCCACTGGCCTTGGTTTCATCAACAGTTGCCTCAATCCAATTCTCTATGTTCTGATTAGCAAAAAGTTCCAGGCCCAGGTCAAGACAACAGTCTCTGAGGTGCTAAAATTGGCACTGTGGGAGGTAAGCCGCTCAGGAACTGTCAGTGAGCAGCTGTGGAGCTCAGACAACACCCACGCGCCTGTGCACTATTGTGAAACTGCTCAGTGA
- the EEF1B2 gene encoding elongation factor 1-beta, with protein sequence MGFGDLKSAAGLRVLNDFLADRSYIEGYVPSQADIAVFEAVAAPPPADLFHALRWYNHIKSYEKQKASLPGVKKALGKYGPADVEDTTGAATDSKDDDDIDLFGSDDEEESEEAKKLREERLAQYESKKSKKPAVVAKSSILLDVKPWDDETDMAKLEECVRSIQADGLVWGSSKLVPVGYGIKKLQIQCVVEDDKVGTDMLEERITAFEDYVQSMDVAAFNKI encoded by the exons ATGGGCTTCGGGGACCTTAAGTCCGCCGCTGGCCTCCGGGTCCTCAATGATTTTTTGGCTGATAGGAGCTATATCGAAGG GTACGTCCCTTCTCAGGCTGATATAGCAGTCTTTGAAGCAGTCGCTGCCCCACCTCCTGCAGACTTGTTTCATGCTCTTCGGTGGTACAATCATATTAAGTCGTACGAAAAGCAGAAGGCAAG cttgcCAGGAGTAAAGAAGGCTTTGGGGAAATATGGTCCCGCTGATGTTGAGGACACGACAGGTGCAGCCACAGATAGCAAAGATGATGATGACATTGATCTTTTTGGATCTGATGATGAGGAG GAAAGTGAAGAAGCAAAGAAACTGAGGGAAGAACGTCTGGCCCAATATGAATCAAAGAAGTCCAAAA aacCAGCTGTTGTTGCCAAATCATCAATCTTGCTCGATGTGAAACCTTGGGATGATGAGACAGACATGGCCAAACTAGAGGAGTGTGTTCGAAGCATTCAGGCAGATGGCTTGGTCTGGGGATCTT ccaAGCTAGTACCAGTTGGCTATGGTATCAAAAAGCTTCAGATCCAGTGCGTTGTTGAAGATGATAAAGTTGGAACAGATATGCTGGAAGAGAGAATAACTGCTTTTGAAGACTATGTACAATCAATGGATGTAGCTGCTTTCAATAAGATTTAA
- the NDUFS1 gene encoding NADH-ubiquinone oxidoreductase 75 kDa subunit, mitochondrial → MLRLPAVRRTLAGVAQSSKVCGRTTATAASNQIEVFVDGHPVLVNPGTTVLQACEKAGIQIPRFCYHDRLSVAGNCRMCLVEIEKAPKPVAACAMPVMKGWNILTNSEKSRKAREGVMEFLLANHPLDCPICDQGGECDLQDQSMMFGSDRSRFREGKRAVEDKNIGPLVKTIMTRCIQCTRCIRFASEVAGVDDLGTTGRGNDMQVGTYVEKMFMSELSGNIIDICPVGALTSKPYAFTARPWETRKVESIDVLDAVGSNIVVSTRTGEVMRILPRLHEDINEEWISDKTRFAYDGLKRQRLTQPMIKNEKGLLVYASWEDVLTRVAGVLQAVKGKEAAAIVGGLVDAEALIALKDLLNRVNCDILCTEEVFPTAGAGTDLRSNYLLNTKIAGVEEADVLLLVGTNPRFEAPLFNARIRKSWLHNDLQVALVGSPVNLTYTYDHLGESPQILQDIASGKHAFSKVLDQAKKPMVVVGSAALQRSDGAAIHAAVSTIAQNARTKSGVGSDWKVMNILHRVASQVAALDLGFKPGVEAIRKNPPKVLYLLGADSGCITRQDLPKDCFIIYQGHHGDVGAPMADVILPGAAYTEKAATYVNTEGRAQQTRVAVTPPGMAREDWRIIRAISELAGMTLPYENLDQIRKRLEEVSPNLVRYDDVEEANYFNQANELSKLVKQQLLADPLVPPQLTIKDFYMTDSISRASQTMAKCVKAVVEGAHAVEEPTIC, encoded by the exons ATGCTTCGATTACCTGCTGTCCGCAGGACCCTAGCTGGGGTCGCCCAGTCCTCCAAAGTGTGTG GACGTACAACTGCAACAGCAGCCAGCAACCAAATTGAGGTGTTTGTGGATGGTCATCCTGTACTGGTGAACCCAGGAACCACAGTACTTCAG GCTTGTGAAAAGGCTGGAATTCAAATACCTCGTTTTTGTTACCATGATCGTCTCTCTGTTGCTGGAAACTGTAGGATGTGTCTTGTGGAAATAGAGAAAGCACCCAAG CCAGTTGCTGCTTGTGCCATGCCAGTTATGAAGGGCTGGAACATACTGACAAACTCTGAGAAGTCCAGGAAAGCAAG AGAGGGTGTAATGGAGTTCCTGCTGGCAAATCACCCATTGGACTGTCCTATCTGTGATCAGGGTGGAGAATGTGATCTACAG GATCAATCGATGATGTTTGGCAGTGATAGGAGTAGATTTAGAGAGGGAAAACGTGCAGTGGAGGACAAGAACATTGGCCCGTTAGTCAAAACAATCATGACTCGGTGTATACAGTGCACTCGATGTATCAG GTTTGCTAGCGAGGTTGCAGGGGTAGACGACTTGGGAACAACCGGAAGAGGAAATGATATGCAAGTTGGTACTTATGTTGAAAAAATGTTCATGTCTGAGTTATCAGGAAATATTATTGACATCTGCCCAGTTGGTGCTCTTACCTCCAAGCCATATGCCTTTACTGCACGCCCATGGGAGACAAG GAAGGTAGAGTCAATTGATGTTCTTGATGCAGTTGGAAGCAACATTGTAGTGAGCACAAGAACTGGAGAAGTGATGAGAATTTTGCCAAGGCTGCATGAAGATATCAACGAGGAATGGATATCTGACAAAACAAG GTTTGCGTATGATGGTCTGAAGCGTCAGAGACTTACTCAGCCAATGATCAAAAATGAGAAAGGACTACTTGTTTATGCCTCATGGGAGGATGTATTAACTCGTGTTGCTGGTGTG CTACAGGCTGTCAAAGGtaaggaagcagcagcaattgTAGGAGGTCTGGTGGATGCAGAAGCGCTGATAGCTCTGAAAGACTTATTGAATAGAGTGAATTGTGATATACTCTGCACTGAAGAGGTCTTCCCTACTGCTGGAGCTGG CACAGATTTACGCTCTAACTACCTGCTTAATACCAAGATTGCTGGAGTGGAGGAGGCAGATGTCCTGCTTCTGGTTGGCACCAATCCACGCTTTGAGGCCCCGCTTTTTAATGCCAGAATTCGAAAGAG ctgGCTTCACAATGACTTGCAAGTGGCCCTTGTCGGCTCCCCTGTGAATTTGACCTACACATATGATCATCTAGGAGAGTCCCCACAGATACTCCAGGACATTGCTTCTGGAAAACATGCATTCTCCAAG GTCCTTGACCAGGCCAAGAAGCCAATGGTGGTGGTAGGTAGCGCAGCACTGCAGCGCAGTGACGGAGCAGCTATCCATGCTGCTGTTTCCACCATTGCACAAAATGCCAGGACTAAGAGCGGTGTTGGTTCTGATTGGAAAGTCATGAACATCCTCCACAG GGTTGCAAGCCAGGTAGCTGCTTTGGATCTGGGTTTCAAACCAGGAGTGGAAGCAATCAGGAAAAATCCTCCCAAAGTATTGTATCTCTTGGGAGCAGATTCAGGCTGTATAACACGTCAGGATTTGCCAAAGGACTGTTTTATCATCTATCAAG GACATCATGGGGATGTGGGAGCTCCCATGGCTGATGTTATTCTCCCAGGAGCAGCATATACAGAGAAGGCAGCCACATATGTGAATACTGAGGGTAGGGCCCAGCAGACAAGAGTAGCAGTAACACCTCCTGGGATGGCAAGGGAAGACTGGAGAATTATTAGAGCTATCTCTGAG CTGGCTGGTATGACCTTGCCTTACGAGAACCTTGATCAAATACGGAAGCGTTTAGAAGAAGTATCTCCTAATCTGGTTCGATACGATGATGTGGAAGAGGCTAACTACTTCAACCAGGCAAATGAACTGTCAAAG TTAGTGAAGCAACAGCTTCTTGCTGATCCTCTTGTTCCTCCTCAGCTCACAATAAAGGACTTTTATATGACAG attcaATCAGCAGAGCATCCCAGACAATGGCCAAGTGTGTGAAAGCTGTTGTTGAAGGTGCTCATGCAGTGGAAGAGCCAACCATCTGCTAG